One segment of Rhipicephalus sanguineus isolate Rsan-2018 chromosome 6, BIME_Rsan_1.4, whole genome shotgun sequence DNA contains the following:
- the LOC119397646 gene encoding uncharacterized protein K02A2.6-like produces MTQLRIHGKTLEFEVDSGAACTLISEATFKATWTDDPPQLQTDNILLRTWSGQSLRVLGCATVDVEHKNKNFTLPLVVIKGAGCNLLGRNWFPHLGIQITGIDDVSDDKLVSKLLDKYQSVFNEDISGHVGPAVQLELVEGAKPNFLKARPVPFALRSAVEAELDRLQSQGIIEPAQHSDWATPLVLVRKKNGSLRICGDYRCTVNQVSKKADYPLPITDEVLSHLRGGKVFSTLDLAQAYQQLHVTPETAEILTLNTLKGLYKVKRLPFGISAAPAIFQRFMETMLSGITGVCAYLDDVIISGKDATEHAERLEVLKRLRNCNLRLGKNKCCFAVREVSFLGHRIDETGVHTNEEKVRAITEAPAPNCKQALQSFLGMLAFYDRFLKNRATIASCLYQLLQKDATWRWKTKHQEAFDKLKRLLLSQTVLAHYDEQKELLVSCDASPYGIGAVLSQRDDQNREAPIAFASRTLGTAEQLDREGLAVVFVAHKFHKYIAGRKVTFVTDHQPLLGILGPGKPTAQVLSPRMTRWCIKLSAYDYNIVYRHGKNHQNADALSRLPLPERLDEPWPPGDVLLFEALSRPPFTATEIARLTQEDSILQRLYKAVQDGTVEKLTGDEFAPYRRRATALAFHRECLTLGSRVIIPSSARFHVLALLHAGHRGMVAMKKCARSYVWWPGIDKVIEETVRQCRECLSTQKSPPKAPIPSWDRPKTPWHTVHVDFAGPLLGRTYLVVVDAHTKWVEVRHVTQATSAVVIDVLRSIFATFGIPRKVVSDNGIAFISNEIRQFYTANGIQATTSPAYHPATNGQAERYVAELKRALLRETDKSIQCRLARFLYRQHTTIHTATGMSPARAMFRRELLCPLDLLKRETDIPIPESQETLKKSRRFAVGEKVLIRQFLKKPDWIEGKILRRVGPRSWLVKSNHGKVRRHLNHMRKTSHTGHTTQSPTDWSVADDFSDTTSEETPSSSADQRPDSLNMQDKTPSQPSTSTSQAGTTRQLRPPEVRRPPDRYGDFV; encoded by the coding sequence ATGACTCAACTACGCATACATGGCAAGACCTTGGAGTTCGAAGTCGACTCGGGTGCAGCCTGCACACTCATCAGTGAGGCCACGTTCAAAGCTACGTGGACAGATGACCCACCACAGCTTCAAACGGATAACATTCTCCTACGCACATGGTCAGGCCAGTCCCTCCGAGTTCTCGGATGTGCAACGGtggatgtagagcacaagaacaagAATTTCACACTACCGCTTGTTGTCATCAAAGGAGCAGGTTGTAACCTGCTCGGACGAAACTGGTTTCCTCATCTGGGCATACAGATCACGGGCATCGATGACGTATCAGACGACAAACTTGTTTCGAAGCTTCTAGACAagtaccagtctgtgttcaacgAGGACATCTCAGGACACGTCGGTCCTGCGGTACAACTTGAACTCGTGGAAGGAGCGAAACCAAACTTCCTAAAAGCTCGACCAGTTCCTTTCGCGCTGCGGTCAGCTGTAGAAGCTGAATTGGATCGACTGCAAAGTCAAGGCATAATCGAGCCTGCGCAGCATTCGGATTGGGCAACGCCTCTCGtacttgttcgaaagaaaaacggctCGTTGCGAATATGTGGCGACTACCGTTGCACTGTGAACCAGGTATCGAAGAAGGCCGACTACCCACTTCCAATAACTGATGAAGTCCTTAGCCACTTGAGAGGAGGCAAGGTATTCAGCACCCTGGATTTGGCACAAGCTTACCAGCAACTTCACGTAACGCCAGAGACAGCAGAGATATTGACCCTGAACACGCTGAAAGGGCTTTACAAGGTCAAACGATTGCCTTTCGGAATCTCTGCAGCTCCAGCCATTTTTCAACGCTTTATGGAGACTATGCTGTCTGGCATCACAGGCGTTTGCGCATACCTAGATGACGTGATCATCAGTGGAAAAGACGCCACGGAACACGCCGAGAGACTGGAAGTTCTGAAGAGGCTACGCAATTGCAACCTTCGTCTCGGCAAAAACAAGTGCTGTtttgcagtgcgagaagtttctttTCTGGGACACCGAATTGACGAGACAGGCGTCCACACCAACGAGGAGAAAGTTCGAGCAATAACGGAGGCTCCAgcaccaaactgcaagcaagcaCTTCAATCATTCCTTGGAATGCTGGCTTTCTACGACAGGTTCTTGAAGAACAGGGCAACAATTGCCAGCTGTCTCTACCAGCTTCTTCAGAAAGACGCCACGTGGAGATGGAAGACCAAGCATCAAGAAGCATTCGATAAACTGAAGAGATTGCTTCTCAGTCAGACCGTACTGGCACACTACGACGAACAGAAGGAGCTTCTCGTCTCATGCGACGCTTCACCGTATGGCATAGGAGCTGTTCTGTCTCAACGTGATGACCAGAATAGAGAGGCGCCAATCGCTTTCGCATCTCGGACGCTAGGGACAGCGGAACAGTTGGACAGAGAAGGCCTTGCCGTAGTGTTTGTTGCACACAAGTTCCACAAGTATATTGCGGGAAGAAAGGTGACTTTCGTCACGGATCATCAACCGCTTCTCGGCATACTGGGTCCAGGGAAGCCAACGGCTCAAGTCCTCTCACCACGCATGACCAGATGGTGCATCAAGTTGTCGGCCTATGACTACAACATCGTCTACAGGCATGGCAAGAACCATCAAAACGCGGATGCATTGAGCCGATTGCCACTACCAGAACGTCTCGATGAACCCTGGCCACCAGGCGACGTACTATTGTTCGAAGCTTTGTCGAGACCTCCGTTCACTGCTACAGAGATAGCACGTCTGACACAAGAAGACAGCATCCTGCAGAGGTTGTACAAGGCAGTGCAGGATGGCACAGTGGAGAAACTCACTGGAGATGAGTTCGCTCCTTACCGACGACGAGCGACCGCACTAGCATTTCATCGCGAGTGCCTCACGCTTGGATCACGGGTGATCATACCGAGCTCAGCACGATTCCACGTTCTGGCACTTCTGCACGCTGGTCACCGAGGCATGGTAGCCATGAAGAAGTGCGCAAGGAGCTACGTATGGTGGCCCGGAATCGACAAGGTGATCGAAGAAACGGTGCGACAGTGCCGTGAATGCCTCTCAACGCAGAAGAGCCCACCCAAAGCTCCTATTCCCTCCTGGGACCGTCCCAAGACACCATGGCACACggtgcacgttgacttcgcggggcCACTACTCGGGCGCACCTACTTGGTTGTTGTGGATGCACACACAAAGTGGGTGGAAGTCCGGCACGTGACGCAAGCAACATCCGCGGTTGTTATCGATGTGCTACGAAGCATCTTTGCTACGTTTGGCATTCCCCGAAAGGTCGTCTCCGATAATGGAATAGCCTTTATTTCCAACGAGATAAGGCAGTTCTATACGGCAAATGGCATACAGGCTACAACATCACCAGCTTACCATCCTGCCACAAACGGCCAGGCAGAACGCTATGTGGCAGAGCTGAAAAGAGCACTCCTGAGAGAAACAGACAAGTCCATACAGTGCCGACTTGCAAGATTCCTGTATCGGCAGCACACAACCATTCACACTGCGACAGGAATGTCTCCGGCGAGAGCGATGTTTCGACGAGAGCTTCTATGTCCACTAGATCTTCTAAAGCGGGAGACTGATATACCAATTCCTGAGAGTCAGGAGACATTGAAGAAATCCCGTCGTTTCGCAGTAGGAGAGAAAGTGCTCATCCGACAGTTTTTGAAAAAGCCAGATTGGATTGAAGGCAAAATACTGCGCCGCGTCGGACCACGATCCTGGCTTGTAAAAAGCAACCACGGAAAGGTTCGGCGTCACCTCAACCATATGAGGAAAACGAGCCACACCGGACACACAACTCAATCACCGACAGATTGGAGCGTAGCAGATGATTTCTCGGACACAACGTCAGAAGAGACGCCGTCAAGTTCTGCTGATCAACGGCCTGACTCGCTCAACATGCAAGACAAGACTCCCTCGCAACCGTCGACCTCGACGTCACAAGCAGGAACCACCCGGCAACTGCGACCACCAGAGGTTAGGCGGCCTCCAGACCGCTATGGAGACTTCGTCTAA
- the LOC119397647 gene encoding uncharacterized protein LOC119397647 → MATPDFGRLPEFSGSSGSWRSWYGRLQFFEANDITDASKKRAHLLTLCGEQTYDVVCALVQPKQPNQVSYDDIVEVLKAHFDPQPSEVFCRARFQRRDQRHDETVSDYVTALKKLAADCNFGTSVDAAANPTMLPLDVMLRDRFVCGLRNEQVQQRLFAEKDLTFKRAFDIAL, encoded by the coding sequence ATGGCGACGCCTGACTTTGGTCGGCTACCCGAATTCAGCGGCAGCTCCGGCTCCTGGAGATCCTGGTATGGGAGGCTACAGTTCTTCGAGGCTAACGACATTACGGACGCTTCCAAGAAACGTGCTCATCTGCTAACGTTATGCGGGGAACAGACTTACGACGTCGTCTGCGCCCTCGTTCAACCCAAGCAGCCCAACCAAGTGAGCTACGATGACATAGTCGAGGTGCTCAAGGCGCACTTTGATCCACAGCCGTCTGAGGTCTTCTGCAGGGCACGCTTCCAACGTCGTGACCAACGGCATGACGAAACGGTCAGTGATTACGTAACAGCGCTCAAGAAGCTAGCAGCAGATTGCAATTTTGGAACAAGCGTAGACGCTGCGGCGAATCCAACAATGCTGCCTCTTGATGTAATGCTGCGTGATCGTTTCGTTTGCGGTCTTCGGAACGAGCAGGTCCAGCAACGGCTGTTCGCAGAAAAGGACTTGACATTCAAGAGAGCCTTTGACATTGCACTGTGA